A single window of Leeuwenhoekiella sp. MAR_2009_132 DNA harbors:
- the pepT gene encoding peptidase T, with translation MLHKDNLIKRFTSYVTIDTQSDENSITTPSTSKQWDLANKLHQELLEMGLTDVSIDDYGYIMATLPATTTAEDPTIGFISHYDTTPDFSGTNVKPQIIEKYDGKDIVLNAELDIILSPDDFDDLLQYEGQTLITTDGTTLLGADDKAGITEIMEAVQYLKNHPEIEHGTIRVGFTPDEEIGRGAHKFDVAKFGADWAYTMDGSQIGELEFENFNAAGVKVFINGKSVHPGYAKGKMINSIYIAQDFINSLPRLETPEHTSDREGFFHLNGIKGDVEQTVLEYIIRDHDRGHFEARKEVLSNLANEINSQYELELITLEIKDQYFNMREKIEPVMHIVELAEKAMRAVNVKPIIKPIRGGTDGSQLSFMGLPCPNIFAGGHNFHGRFEYVPVESMIKATEVIIKIAELAAKK, from the coding sequence ATGTTACACAAAGACAACCTTATTAAACGTTTTACGAGCTACGTCACTATAGACACACAAAGCGATGAAAACAGTATAACCACACCAAGTACTTCAAAACAATGGGACCTGGCAAACAAACTGCACCAGGAACTTTTAGAGATGGGCCTTACTGACGTATCTATAGATGACTATGGTTATATTATGGCTACGTTACCTGCAACAACCACCGCAGAAGATCCTACCATAGGTTTTATTTCACATTATGATACCACTCCAGACTTCTCGGGTACAAATGTTAAGCCACAAATTATTGAAAAATATGACGGGAAAGATATTGTACTCAATGCAGAATTAGACATTATTTTGTCTCCAGATGATTTTGATGACCTTTTACAATATGAAGGTCAAACATTGATTACAACAGACGGTACTACCCTGCTTGGTGCAGATGATAAAGCGGGTATTACTGAAATAATGGAGGCTGTGCAATACCTTAAAAATCATCCTGAAATTGAACACGGAACAATACGTGTAGGTTTTACGCCAGATGAAGAGATAGGTCGCGGTGCGCATAAGTTTGACGTTGCAAAATTTGGTGCTGACTGGGCCTATACGATGGATGGTAGCCAGATAGGTGAATTGGAGTTTGAAAATTTTAACGCAGCAGGTGTAAAAGTTTTTATAAACGGAAAAAGTGTACATCCCGGCTATGCAAAAGGTAAAATGATAAACAGCATTTATATTGCTCAGGATTTTATCAATTCGCTTCCCAGATTAGAAACACCAGAACATACTTCAGACCGTGAAGGATTTTTTCATCTAAACGGAATCAAAGGGGATGTTGAGCAAACCGTTCTTGAATATATTATTAGAGATCATGATCGTGGCCATTTTGAAGCCCGTAAAGAAGTACTAAGTAATCTAGCTAATGAGATTAATAGTCAATATGAACTTGAATTGATCACATTAGAAATTAAAGACCAATACTTTAATATGCGTGAAAAGATTGAACCGGTAATGCACATTGTAGAACTTGCAGAAAAAGCAATGCGTGCTGTAAATGTAAAACCTATTATTAAGCCAATACGTGGTGGTACAGATGGTTCTCAACTTTCATTTATGGGGCTTCCCTGTCCTAACATATTTGCCGGGGGACATAACTTCCATGGCAGGTTTGAGTATGTACCGGTAGAGAGTATGATTAAAGCTACCGAGGTGATTATTAAAATCGCCGAACTTGCAGCTAAAAAATAA
- a CDS encoding DUF421 domain-containing protein, whose protein sequence is METWTFASASILIKVIISLLVIFSIIILITRISGLRTFAKMSSFDFASTIAIGSILATVVMNTNQSLLKGAIALGGIILFQTFFSFVIRKSKVMNKLLTNAPMMLMYEGKILYENLNKTNVGEDDLIAKLRESNALQLSEVRAVILESTGDMSVLHSSEKSTLDKKILQGVVGIPEYAKI, encoded by the coding sequence ATGGAAACCTGGACATTTGCTTCAGCATCAATACTTATTAAAGTCATTATCTCACTGCTGGTAATTTTTTCAATCATAATTTTAATAACAAGAATTAGTGGACTTAGAACCTTTGCCAAAATGTCTAGCTTTGATTTTGCGTCAACTATCGCAATAGGTTCTATTCTGGCAACTGTGGTTATGAATACGAACCAGTCACTCTTAAAAGGTGCAATTGCCTTAGGTGGAATAATTCTCTTTCAAACCTTTTTCTCTTTTGTAATTCGAAAGTCAAAAGTGATGAATAAGCTATTGACTAATGCCCCTATGATGCTTATGTATGAAGGGAAAATACTGTATGAGAATTTAAATAAAACCAATGTAGGAGAAGATGATCTTATTGCAAAATTACGCGAATCAAATGCCTTACAGTTGTCTGAAGTGCGTGCCGTAATTTTAGAATCTACCGGCGATATGTCTGTATTGCACAGCTCAGAGAAGTCGACATTAGATAAGAAGATTTTGCAGGGAGTCGTAGGTATTCCCGAATACGCCAAAATCTAA
- the sbnA gene encoding 2,3-diaminopropionate biosynthesis protein SbnA → MNATITSPKPISHQFDSILETVGNTPLVHLKQLSTLTGVDVYGKLEMANPGGSIKDRTSLSIIEEGIKKGDITPSTTLIESSSGNMAIGLAQVCGYYNIPLVIVVDPKANGHTLKILKAYGVKVDIVEKPSADGGYLGARLNRVQELLIEIKDSVWTNQYGNKANPKAHFQTMSEIAHTLPDADYVFSATSTCGTLMGCAAYIKEKNLPTKLIAVDAQGSVIFGTKPKERYIPGHGAGLPSQFLDKNLVDDVFHISDMECVTGCKKLLETESIMAGGSSGAVTSAFLKLVPSLPKNSKCVLILCDRGERYVDTIYNEEWVAKKLG, encoded by the coding sequence ATGAATGCGACGATCACTTCTCCTAAACCTATAAGTCATCAATTTGATTCTATATTAGAAACTGTAGGTAATACGCCTTTAGTTCATTTAAAACAACTATCTACTCTCACAGGAGTTGATGTTTACGGAAAGTTAGAAATGGCAAATCCCGGCGGTAGTATAAAAGATCGTACTTCTTTAAGTATTATAGAAGAAGGGATTAAAAAAGGTGATATAACCCCTAGCACGACGCTTATTGAAAGTAGCAGCGGTAATATGGCCATAGGGCTGGCTCAGGTTTGTGGTTATTACAATATTCCGCTGGTTATTGTGGTAGATCCTAAAGCAAACGGACACACCCTAAAAATATTAAAAGCCTATGGTGTAAAAGTTGATATTGTTGAAAAACCCTCTGCCGATGGTGGATATTTAGGAGCTCGTTTAAATCGCGTACAAGAGCTTTTAATAGAAATTAAAGATTCTGTATGGACAAATCAATACGGAAATAAAGCAAACCCAAAGGCTCACTTTCAGACAATGTCTGAGATTGCACATACTTTACCTGATGCAGATTATGTGTTTTCTGCAACAAGCACCTGCGGTACCTTAATGGGTTGTGCTGCTTATATTAAAGAGAAAAACCTTCCAACAAAACTCATCGCGGTTGATGCTCAGGGCAGCGTGATTTTTGGTACTAAGCCAAAAGAGCGTTATATACCAGGGCACGGAGCAGGACTACCCTCTCAATTTTTAGATAAAAATCTTGTTGATGATGTGTTTCACATTTCAGATATGGAATGCGTAACAGGTTGTAAAAAATTATTGGAAACCGAAAGTATTATGGCAGGCGGTTCTTCTGGAGCAGTAACATCTGCATTTTTAAAATTAGTGCCTAGCCTTCCAAAAAACAGCAAATGCGTATTGATATTATGTGATCGTGGGGAACGCTATGTAGATACAATTTATAATGAAGAGTGGGTTGCTAAAAAACTCGGCTAA
- a CDS encoding FAD/NAD(P)-binding protein: MAHSNFNIGIVGFGPKGFYGFERLIATLHEQPEIPQITIHLFNESEAFATGWVYDVEQPDYLLMNYPNQYISLKPFTNPAPILPICTFTEWRSKQTGNSEAFENTQIAPRKEVGLYLNYFFDELCRLSDSRITIKKHITKVENIEEKDSRFLLHTNGTPLNNILLDALLITTGHSPAISSKLQSAKADEFTIPFVYPFAEKLKHIQSQSTVALKGIGLTAIDTILGLTEGRSGYFKQTNANQLTYFKSGLEPKTIFPFSRSGVPIIPRGEQTTRLKQTSFYLKEFVEKSKSNNHQFDFESEVLPIIKQDIVAAFYHSFFELNNFKFDAAIKYAQLEQIIEDFHNLYPELDKFTAEALLYPQLNSNKGQHLAAKNYWEFWIRENQKENSPFVAAAASWRFLSEDFNYLYIRNRLTKASKTAFQQTYFGLFNRVSYGPPVTNIAKMIALADAGILDFSFSQSPSVDRITKNVTLSIPNKKIDIQYLVDARLPRGFSSNSSVVFNSNTSTNLFSFEKKSEIYNELKCTQEGHPIDSSGAAIKSIVLYGTPTEETLFDNDTLSRKHNDTATQWAKNTVAQLTKSNNCITL; this comes from the coding sequence ATGGCTCACTCTAATTTTAATATAGGTATTGTAGGTTTTGGTCCAAAAGGTTTTTACGGGTTTGAGCGGCTTATCGCGACTTTACACGAACAGCCCGAAATTCCTCAGATAACCATTCATCTATTTAATGAATCTGAGGCATTTGCCACGGGCTGGGTTTATGATGTAGAGCAACCAGATTATTTATTGATGAATTATCCTAATCAATATATTTCACTGAAACCTTTTACAAACCCCGCTCCTATTTTACCTATTTGTACTTTTACCGAATGGCGCTCTAAACAAACTGGCAATTCTGAAGCGTTTGAAAATACACAAATTGCACCGCGAAAAGAAGTGGGTTTATATCTAAACTATTTCTTTGATGAACTTTGTAGATTATCTGATTCTCGAATTACCATAAAAAAGCACATTACGAAAGTTGAGAATATTGAGGAAAAAGATTCTAGGTTTTTGCTGCATACAAATGGCACTCCTTTAAACAATATTCTACTTGACGCTCTCCTTATTACGACAGGGCATTCTCCTGCGATTTCGAGTAAATTACAAAGCGCAAAAGCAGATGAATTTACAATACCGTTTGTGTACCCTTTTGCCGAAAAATTAAAGCATATTCAGTCGCAATCTACTGTGGCTTTAAAAGGGATAGGGCTTACTGCGATTGATACCATTTTAGGTCTTACCGAAGGACGTTCAGGGTATTTTAAACAAACTAACGCAAACCAACTAACCTATTTTAAAAGCGGCCTTGAACCCAAAACTATTTTTCCTTTTTCTCGATCTGGCGTACCTATAATACCGCGTGGAGAACAAACAACCAGGCTTAAACAAACCAGTTTCTATCTAAAGGAATTTGTTGAAAAGAGCAAATCAAATAACCACCAGTTTGATTTTGAATCTGAAGTTCTACCAATAATAAAACAGGATATTGTAGCTGCTTTTTACCACAGTTTTTTTGAATTAAATAATTTTAAGTTTGATGCAGCTATAAAGTACGCTCAATTAGAACAGATCATAGAAGATTTTCACAATTTGTATCCTGAACTAGACAAGTTTACTGCGGAAGCGTTATTATATCCTCAATTAAATTCAAATAAAGGGCAACATCTAGCGGCAAAAAATTATTGGGAATTTTGGATACGCGAAAACCAAAAAGAAAATAGTCCGTTTGTTGCCGCAGCTGCTTCGTGGCGTTTTCTGTCTGAAGATTTTAATTATTTATACATTAGAAACAGGCTTACGAAAGCTTCTAAGACTGCGTTTCAGCAAACCTATTTTGGCTTGTTTAATCGGGTTTCTTACGGCCCACCTGTTACAAATATTGCTAAAATGATTGCGCTCGCAGATGCTGGTATTTTAGATTTTTCGTTCTCGCAAAGTCCATCTGTTGACCGAATAACTAAAAATGTAACCCTCTCTATTCCAAATAAAAAAATAGATATTCAGTATTTGGTAGATGCCAGACTTCCGCGAGGATTTTCCAGTAATTCTTCAGTAGTATTTAATTCAAACACTTCTACAAATTTATTCTCTTTTGAGAAAAAATCTGAGATTTATAACGAACTCAAATGCACTCAGGAAGGGCATCCCATAGATTCTTCAGGAGCAGCAATAAAATCGATTGTACTTTACGGTACGCCCACAGAAGAAACGCTTTTTGATAACGACACACTTTCACGAAAACATAATGATACAGCCACGCAATGGGCAAAAAATACAGTTGCACAACTTACAAAATCAAACAACTGCATAACTTTATAA
- a CDS encoding Y4yA family PLP-dependent enzyme: MKNSLPKLEPVTSEWMFKIINDFNLQESLFETYNSPINIHDLPSFGANIKEYQDILSTYKFKSRIFFARKANKFQNLIQAAVENGIGIDTASLQELQQCLELNVDPTKLISTAAIKNTKLLEVAIKNQVLLVIDNKDELDQVAQIAEKLNIQALIGIRISGFEYEGKKLMSRFGFDIDQVNDLMVSYFNEDDKHLFKIAGFHFHLDGYSTAQRGEALHQTLDLVALLKNHFPLSFIDIGGGILMNYLKHQNEWNAFKEELKEAVLEKRDAITYNNDGLGFTNRNGVIEGQLATYPYYNENSKASFLKEILDVANAENKTVYQRLETLDIELRLEPGRSLLNQVGITSARVAHRKIDARGNHLIGLEMNMSQLKSSSADFLLDPFATFKNPDSNAKPVAVYFTGAYCLERDVLLKRKIELPQLPEIGDTITFVNTAGYMMHFFETEAHLFERAKNLSISENKEHFTVDDFKEE, translated from the coding sequence ATGAAAAATAGCTTACCAAAATTAGAGCCTGTAACTTCAGAATGGATGTTTAAAATTATTAATGATTTTAACCTTCAGGAATCGTTATTTGAAACGTATAATTCGCCTATAAATATTCACGATTTACCTTCTTTTGGCGCTAATATTAAGGAGTATCAGGATATTTTAAGCACCTATAAATTTAAAAGCAGAATCTTTTTTGCGCGTAAGGCAAATAAATTTCAGAATCTTATACAAGCTGCTGTCGAGAACGGAATTGGTATAGATACTGCCAGTTTGCAAGAATTGCAACAGTGTTTAGAACTTAATGTAGATCCTACCAAGTTAATTTCAACTGCGGCTATAAAAAATACAAAACTTTTAGAGGTAGCTATTAAAAATCAGGTTCTTTTAGTTATTGACAATAAAGACGAGCTCGATCAAGTCGCACAAATTGCTGAAAAATTAAATATACAGGCCCTAATAGGAATCCGTATTTCGGGATTTGAATATGAAGGCAAGAAATTAATGAGTAGGTTTGGGTTTGACATAGATCAGGTTAACGATTTAATGGTATCATATTTTAATGAAGATGATAAACACCTTTTTAAAATTGCCGGTTTTCACTTTCATTTAGATGGGTACAGCACGGCACAACGTGGAGAAGCATTGCACCAGACCCTCGATTTAGTAGCATTATTAAAAAATCATTTTCCACTTTCATTTATTGATATAGGTGGTGGTATTTTAATGAATTACCTAAAACATCAAAATGAATGGAATGCCTTTAAAGAAGAACTTAAGGAGGCTGTTTTAGAAAAAAGGGATGCAATTACCTACAATAATGACGGACTTGGTTTTACAAATAGAAATGGAGTTATAGAAGGACAATTAGCAACATATCCGTATTATAATGAAAACTCAAAAGCGAGCTTTTTAAAAGAAATTCTTGATGTAGCAAATGCCGAGAACAAAACTGTTTATCAACGCCTGGAAACACTAGACATAGAATTGCGTTTAGAACCTGGCAGAAGCTTACTCAATCAGGTAGGTATAACCTCGGCTCGTGTAGCGCATCGTAAGATAGACGCACGTGGAAATCACTTGATAGGTCTAGAGATGAATATGTCTCAATTAAAAAGTTCGAGTGCAGATTTTCTTTTAGATCCTTTTGCTACTTTTAAAAACCCCGATTCTAATGCAAAGCCTGTTGCTGTTTATTTTACAGGAGCTTATTGTCTGGAGCGTGATGTTCTTTTAAAACGTAAAATAGAATTACCACAGTTACCAGAGATAGGTGACACCATAACATTTGTAAATACTGCGGGATATATGATGCACTTTTTTGAAACAGAAGCGCATCTCTTTGAACGGGCAAAAAACCTATCTATTTCTGAAAATAAGGAGCATTTTACGGTTGATGATTTTAAAGAAGAATAA
- a CDS encoding catalase, with protein sequence MAKQPKEEQGTSKKIDQLAEHTKEMKGTTLTTNQGLKVNDTNNSLKAGERGATLLEDFLLREKITSFDHERIPERIVHARGSAAHGYFELYKSIENYTKAGLFTDTKRKTPVFVRFSTVAGSKGSPDLARDVRGFAVKFYNEEGTWDLVGNNMPIFFIQDAMKFPDLIHSVKPEPNKEIPQAASAHDTFYDFVSHATETLHNHIWVMSDRAIPRSLRMMEGFGIHTFRFINKEGKSHFVKFHWKPVLGVHSVTWDEAVKINGADADFHRRDLWDAIEAGHFPEWEFGIQVVPEEDEHKYDFDLLDPTKLIPEDMVPVEIIGKMTLNKNPDNFFAETEQVAFLPGHIVPGIDFTNDPLLQGRLFSYRDTQLSRLGSPNFHQIPINRPIVPSHNNQRDGHMQTEIPKGQTAYFPNSLTMGCPHLAKMADGGFTSYEERIDARKIRSRSESFSDHFSQPALFYRSLATWEKEHVADAYTFELGKCEHQYIKERMLWLINQIDSDLAKKVADGLGLEIPKKIEQPINQAIGADAEVENFQPKAKKEYLKEDKALSQANTKFDSIATRQIAVLAADGFSMKDFKPYKDALEKGGAMVKIIAPHGGKIKCDEQMEHDVAAAIMTTESVLFDAIFVPGGKKSLETILKTGKYGKFISEAFKHCKAIAVCNEGEELIKNSYIKEYKDDKAVFVNAKPEDFIKAIAHHRNWDRMEVAASIPV encoded by the coding sequence ATGGCCAAACAACCAAAAGAAGAACAAGGTACTTCTAAAAAAATCGATCAACTTGCTGAGCATACCAAAGAAATGAAGGGTACAACCCTAACAACCAACCAAGGTTTAAAAGTAAATGACACCAATAATTCATTAAAAGCAGGCGAACGCGGAGCTACATTGCTTGAAGATTTTCTGTTACGTGAGAAAATAACCAGTTTTGATCACGAGCGCATTCCAGAGCGTATAGTTCACGCACGAGGTAGCGCTGCTCACGGTTACTTCGAATTGTATAAGAGTATCGAAAATTATACTAAAGCAGGACTGTTTACAGATACAAAAAGAAAGACACCTGTATTTGTTCGTTTTTCTACCGTTGCAGGTTCAAAAGGTTCTCCTGACCTTGCACGCGACGTACGTGGCTTTGCAGTTAAATTTTACAACGAAGAAGGAACCTGGGATCTCGTAGGTAATAATATGCCTATATTTTTTATACAGGATGCGATGAAATTCCCTGATTTAATACATTCTGTAAAACCAGAACCTAATAAAGAAATACCACAGGCGGCTTCTGCTCACGACACGTTTTATGATTTTGTATCGCACGCTACAGAAACTCTTCACAACCATATCTGGGTGATGAGCGACCGCGCTATACCACGTAGTTTACGTATGATGGAAGGTTTTGGAATACATACGTTCAGATTTATTAATAAAGAAGGTAAATCGCATTTTGTAAAATTCCATTGGAAACCGGTTTTGGGAGTACATTCGGTAACCTGGGATGAGGCGGTTAAAATTAATGGTGCAGATGCAGATTTTCACCGAAGAGATTTATGGGATGCTATTGAAGCAGGTCATTTCCCAGAGTGGGAATTTGGTATACAGGTTGTTCCTGAAGAAGATGAACATAAATATGATTTTGACTTATTAGATCCTACCAAGTTAATTCCTGAAGATATGGTGCCTGTTGAGATCATTGGTAAAATGACACTCAATAAAAACCCTGATAACTTCTTTGCAGAAACAGAGCAGGTTGCATTTCTACCGGGTCATATTGTTCCGGGTATAGATTTTACTAACGATCCGCTTTTGCAAGGTCGCTTATTCTCTTACAGAGATACCCAACTTTCTCGTTTAGGAAGTCCTAATTTTCATCAAATTCCTATTAACAGACCTATTGTACCTTCTCACAACAACCAGCGTGACGGGCATATGCAAACAGAAATACCAAAAGGTCAAACCGCATATTTTCCAAATTCATTAACAATGGGTTGCCCGCATCTTGCAAAAATGGCAGATGGCGGTTTTACCTCGTATGAAGAGCGTATAGATGCTCGTAAAATACGCTCGCGTAGTGAAAGTTTTAGTGACCATTTTTCTCAACCGGCTTTATTTTATAGAAGTTTAGCAACCTGGGAAAAAGAACACGTTGCTGATGCCTATACTTTTGAATTGGGTAAATGTGAACACCAGTATATAAAAGAACGTATGCTGTGGTTAATTAATCAAATAGATTCTGATTTAGCGAAAAAAGTAGCTGATGGATTAGGGTTAGAAATTCCTAAGAAAATTGAGCAACCTATCAATCAGGCTATTGGTGCAGATGCAGAAGTTGAAAACTTTCAGCCAAAAGCAAAAAAAGAATATTTAAAAGAAGATAAGGCCCTAAGTCAGGCAAATACAAAATTTGATAGTATCGCTACAAGACAGATTGCTGTTTTAGCGGCAGATGGTTTTTCTATGAAAGATTTTAAACCCTATAAAGATGCTTTAGAAAAAGGTGGTGCTATGGTTAAAATTATTGCGCCACACGGCGGAAAAATTAAATGCGATGAACAAATGGAACACGATGTTGCTGCCGCTATAATGACTACAGAAAGTGTACTTTTTGATGCAATATTTGTACCAGGTGGTAAAAAGTCTTTAGAAACGATTTTAAAAACCGGAAAATACGGTAAGTTTATTAGTGAAGCTTTTAAACATTGTAAAGCCATTGCAGTTTGTAATGAAGGTGAAGAGCTTATTAAAAACAGTTACATTAAAGAATATAAAGATGATAAAGCTGTTTTTGTAAATGCTAAACCTGAAGATTTTATAAAAGCCATTGCACATCATAGAAACTGGGATCGTATGGAGGTTGCCGCCAGCATACCGGTATAG
- a CDS encoding response regulator gives MKFEIFAIDDDKTICLLHKYVINLVYKQEPAIYLDARNALEFFAKQTSDFKALIFLDINMPVMSGWAFLKELEKFDYKERFSVVIVTSSVDIFDKKRADKFACVKGYIEKPLTKVKLTSLKANTDFI, from the coding sequence ATGAAGTTTGAGATTTTTGCAATTGATGATGATAAAACCATTTGTTTACTTCACAAATATGTTATAAATCTGGTTTATAAGCAGGAACCTGCTATTTATCTCGATGCCAGAAACGCTTTAGAATTTTTTGCTAAACAAACATCAGATTTCAAAGCGCTAATTTTTCTTGACATCAATATGCCGGTAATGAGTGGTTGGGCTTTTTTAAAAGAACTTGAGAAGTTTGATTATAAGGAGCGGTTTTCTGTGGTAATAGTTACATCTTCAGTAGATATTTTTGATAAAAAGAGGGCTGATAAATTCGCCTGTGTAAAAGGTTACATCGAAAAACCATTAACTAAGGTTAAATTAACTTCGCTAAAAGCCAACACAGATTTCATATAA
- a CDS encoding PAS domain S-box protein, protein MLSLKNIEQERLKSVRSYRLIHDSAKQDFNKLARIAAILCNVPVVLISLMEECEQLFISHYGIDLDAVPREETFCEVLLQDHSEPLIVTDALLDDRFVNNKYVTGYPHIRFYAGFPLINDENHVLGTLCVVDHKPRNLSNEQVEGLHCLVNQILQIFELQKKSNDLKISRKLFKEKSERFENIIEASNIGTWEWNLETGHVYYNEKTAAILGYSLDELQPATKDTFLSRMHENDRINCEKQLSDYFDGAINYFTCEYRIRHKNGNWVWILDRGKAVAWDQKGQPLLMFGTHTDVTLRKVASMRLVNSNKRLKIAQKIAKLGYYEINKLKNTAFWSDQIYEIWEVDNPDEKFDIDDLTAMIHPEDVIMVKNKIFEEGIDVNTTFEFRIVINKHKIKWVRGSKMLSTNDTNRIEGTFQDITSYKKLEVSLVESERRYSNLFQMMPIPSWVYDLNTLKIIEVNKAALKDYGYSREEFLNLTLKDLRPVEEINKLMEVIAHTKNNVKSYKIGGYLHKRKNGSIFNVEVHSNRLYRDNALYRVVMAVNISETQKYIEEIENQNSTLQEIARIQSHVVRAPLAKIMGIVELVNANVNLTAEENRIFLNEILNSATEFDQIVRSIADNIAQLKNN, encoded by the coding sequence ATGTTAAGTTTAAAAAATATCGAGCAAGAACGCCTTAAATCTGTAAGATCTTACCGGTTAATACATGATTCAGCAAAGCAAGATTTTAATAAACTAGCGCGAATTGCGGCTATACTTTGTAATGTCCCGGTTGTTCTTATAAGTCTAATGGAGGAATGTGAACAGCTTTTTATATCCCATTATGGTATTGATCTGGATGCAGTACCCCGAGAAGAGACATTTTGCGAAGTCTTATTACAAGATCATTCAGAACCTTTAATTGTAACAGATGCTTTATTAGATGACCGCTTTGTTAATAATAAATATGTTACAGGCTATCCTCATATTCGGTTTTATGCTGGTTTTCCTCTAATTAATGATGAGAACCATGTTTTAGGTACTCTCTGTGTCGTTGATCACAAACCGCGTAATTTATCTAATGAACAGGTTGAAGGTTTACACTGCCTTGTAAATCAAATTCTACAAATTTTTGAACTACAGAAAAAAAGTAACGACCTTAAAATAAGCAGAAAACTTTTTAAAGAAAAGTCAGAACGTTTTGAAAATATTATAGAGGCATCTAACATAGGCACCTGGGAATGGAATTTAGAAACTGGGCATGTATACTATAATGAAAAAACGGCTGCTATCCTTGGTTATAGTCTTGATGAGTTACAACCGGCAACTAAAGACACTTTTTTAAGTAGAATGCACGAAAATGATCGGATTAATTGCGAAAAACAACTATCAGATTACTTTGATGGAGCTATAAATTATTTCACGTGCGAATATCGTATTAGACATAAAAATGGTAATTGGGTTTGGATCTTAGATAGAGGTAAAGCTGTAGCGTGGGACCAGAAAGGGCAACCTCTTTTAATGTTTGGTACACATACTGACGTTACCTTACGTAAAGTTGCATCTATGCGACTTGTAAATTCTAATAAGAGGCTTAAAATAGCTCAGAAAATTGCCAAATTGGGCTATTATGAGATAAATAAACTTAAAAACACTGCTTTTTGGTCAGATCAAATCTATGAGATTTGGGAAGTAGACAATCCCGATGAAAAATTTGATATAGATGATTTAACTGCTATGATTCATCCGGAAGATGTAATCATGGTTAAGAACAAAATTTTTGAAGAAGGTATAGATGTTAACACAACATTTGAGTTCAGAATTGTAATTAATAAGCACAAAATTAAGTGGGTACGAGGTAGTAAAATGCTGAGTACTAATGATACTAATCGCATAGAAGGTACTTTTCAAGACATAACGTCTTATAAAAAACTAGAAGTTTCTCTAGTTGAATCTGAAAGGCGATATAGTAATTTATTTCAGATGATGCCCATTCCTTCCTGGGTTTATGATCTCAATACCTTAAAAATAATCGAGGTCAATAAAGCAGCACTTAAAGACTATGGCTATAGCAGAGAAGAGTTTTTGAATTTAACTTTAAAAGATTTACGTCCTGTTGAAGAGATTAATAAATTGATGGAAGTTATAGCGCATACAAAGAATAATGTGAAATCTTATAAAATAGGAGGCTATTTACACAAACGAAAAAACGGCAGCATATTTAATGTAGAAGTACATAGCAATAGATTGTACAGAGATAATGCACTGTATCGCGTGGTAATGGCGGTAAATATTTCTGAAACTCAAAAGTATATCGAAGAGATTGAGAATCAAAATTCAACCTTACAGGAAATTGCAAGAATACAATCACACGTTGTACGGGCTCCTTTAGCTAAAATAATGGGAATTGTCGAGCTTGTTAATGCAAATGTGAATTTAACAGCAGAAGAAAACCGAATATTTTTAAATGAAATATTAAACTCTGCAACAGAGTTTGATCAAATTGTTAGATCAATAGCAGATAATATTGCTCAATTAAAAAATAATTAA